One Capsicum annuum cultivar UCD-10X-F1 chromosome 2, UCD10Xv1.1, whole genome shotgun sequence genomic window carries:
- the LOC107859202 gene encoding uncharacterized protein LOC107859202 translates to MAQFESPFSWFNLLSLLLINVCVCGVFSLSLDGNAQYISAVGDSGMRRDGLRVAIEAWNQCNEVGEEAPKMGSPRAADCFDANKASNQYTLQHKVTEQDNKLGVGKPFPGLKKPALNNVDLYAAEKELYLGSKCQVDDKPNPWQFWMIMLKSGNMDTFAAKCPKNGVKVPPFGPPSQFPCFGKGCMNQPLIYHNYTTLQGTTLKGSFYGTWDLTQGSATSFYSVTWQKELGKGSWIFHNLLRTSTKYPWLMLYLRSDATSGFSGGYHYQTRGMTKIIPESPNFKVRFTLNVIQGGGRNSQFYLMDMGSCWKNNGKPCDGDVTSDVTRYSEMILNPETPSWCNRDSQKSCPPYHTFPNGTKVHRSDKSHFPYEAYHYYCSPGNGIHIEQPSSPCDPYSNPQPQEILQILPHPVWGEYGYPTKKGQGWIGDPRTWELDVGRLSQSLYFYQDPGTAPAKRRWSSIDLGTEIFKDANQVAEWTVSDFDILVPK, encoded by the exons ATGGCTCAATTTGAAAGTCCATTTTCTTGGTTCAATTTGCTTTCCCTTTTGCTAATCAATGTGTGTGTTTGTGGGGTTTTCTCCTTGAGTCTTGATGGAaatgctcagtacatttcagCTGTTGGAGATTCAGGGATGAGAAGGGATGGGCTAAGAGTGGCCATAGAGGCATGGAACCAATGTAATGAGGTTGGAGAAGAAGCTCCCAAAATGGGAAGCCCAAGAGCTGCTGATTGCTTTGATGCTAACAAAGCCTCAA ATCAATACACGTTGCAACATAAAGTGACTGAGCAAGACAACAAGTTAGGCGTAGGAAAACCATTTCCAGGACTGAAGAAGCCGGCGCTTAACAACGTAGACCTTTATGCAGCGGAGAAAGAACTATATTTGGGATCAAAATGTCAAGTTGATGACAAGCCAAATCCATGGCAATTCTGGATGATCATGCTTAAGAGTGGTAACATGGATACTTTCGCTGCTAAATGCCCGAAAAATGGTGTCAAAGTACCACCATTCGGACCACCTAGCCAATTTCCATGTTTTGGGAAAGGATGCATGAATCAGCCATTGATTTACCACAATTACACAACTTTACAAGGGACAACTCTTAAAGGGAGTTTTTATGGAACATGGGATTTGACCCAAGGAAGTGCAACCTCTTTCTATTCTGTGACATGGCAGAAAGAACTAGGTAAAGGAAGCTGGATTTTCCACAATCTTTTAAGGACCTCAACAAAGTATCCTTGGTTGATGCTTTACTTAAGATCAGATGCCACTTCTGGTTTTTCTGGTGGATACCATTACCAAACCAGGGGCATGACAAAAATT ATACCAGAATCACCAAATTTTAAGGTAAGATTCACACTGAATGTGATCCAAGGTGGAGGCCGCAACAGCCAATTTTACCTGATGGACATGGGGAGTTGTTGGAAGAACAACGGTAAGCCATGCGACGGAGACGTGACTTCAGATGTCACAAGATACAGCGAGATGATCCTGAATCCAGAAACACCATCCTGGTGCAACCGAGATAGCCAAAAATCGTGCCCTCCATACCACACATTTCCAAATGGAACAAAAGTTCATCGAAGCGACAAGTCTCATTTTCCCTATGAGGCTTACCATTATTATTGTTCACCAGGGAATGGGATACATATCGAGCAACCTAGTTCACCATGTGATCCTTACAGTAATCCTCAACCTCAGGAGATTTTGCAGATTTTGCCACATCCCGTTTGGGGTGAATATGGTTATCCTACTAAGAAAGGACAAGGTTGGATTGGTGATCCAAGAACTTGGGAGCTTGATGTTGGGAGACTGTCTCAATCCCTTTACTTTTACCAG GATCCAGGCACTGCACCAGCAAAGAGGAGGTGGAGTTCAATTGACTTAGGAACTGAAATTTTTAAAGATGCTAATCAAGTGGCAGAGTGGACTGTCTCTGATTTTGACATTCTAGTACCCAAGTAG